The genomic segment GCACCCGCGTCCCGGCCGCCCGTCTCTGAGAGACTCGGTCGAGCGAACCAAAGGGCGAATCTACCGTGCACGCGCGGGTATGTCAACGATCGAGCACGGTGCCGTTGCGATCAGCGGGATGACTCACTTAATCCGCTCGATTGAGACCTCGGCAACGGGGTTGCGCCAGTCGTGCGTGGCGGGCACCAGATCCGCGATGCCGTGTATACCAGCGTGGATATGCACGAAGCCCTCGGCACCAACGGTATCGCGAACGCCGGGGTTACCGCACGGCGGGCCCGGGATGAAGGCGCACGACTCGTTGTTGGCTTCGCTGCCCGCGTCATACGCGTCCGCGTCGACTTCTAGCCCGCGCTCTTCAGGAATCCTGATGTCGTGGACGGAGTAGAATCCGTCATTGGTGGATGCCAGCATGCCCGCGGCGGTCAGAAGCCGGAACCGTCCGGAGACCTCGATTTCCACGGTGGTGGATTCGCCCGGCGGAATGAGGCCTCCGACCTGCGTCTGATACACGCCCTGTTCGGTCGCGAGCGCGTCCACCAGCGGCTGGGTCATCCCGTCTTCGGCCAATCGAGCGAGCTCCGGGCGCACGGGTTCGCCGGGGGTGAAGAGGGAGAACTGCTTGTTGTGCACGATGACGACGGGCGGGGTCAGGACCTGACCACGCGTGAGATTGGTGATCGTCACGGCGTAGCGCCGAGCCTCGTGGTCGTCGTCTGCGAAGACCGGAACCGCGGTGAGGCTGCCGGTCATCGCGATCACGCCGGCCGCCAGGGGAGAGAGCCATGTGGTTTTCATCGTCGTCCTCCTGTCCAAGGGTTGTGAGGGCAGACCACCTGCCCGATGGTCGTCCACAGTACGCCCTGGACGTGTAGCGGAGATGACTGCTGTATGACAATTCGATGAACGTCACCAATACCAACGGGCGAGACGTGCTGGCGGCACCCCGACATAGAACAGCACGATCAACGCCACCTTTTTCAGCGTGGTACGAATCGCGCCGCCACGGTCGTATCGCCTGGAGGAGGTCACGACCCGCTCGGGGAACTGCGCGATGGGACCGAGACGTTTCAGTTTCGGAATGAAGAGGTATTCCTCCATCAACGGGACA from the Nitrospirota bacterium genome contains:
- a CDS encoding spondin domain-containing protein; translated protein: MKTTWLSPLAAGVIAMTGSLTAVPVFADDDHEARRYAVTITNLTRGQVLTPPVVIVHNKQFSLFTPGEPVRPELARLAEDGMTQPLVDALATEQGVYQTQVGGLIPPGESTTVEIEVSGRFRLLTAAGMLASTNDGFYSVHDIRIPEERGLEVDADAYDAGSEANNESCAFIPGPPCGNPGVRDTVGAEGFVHIHAGIHGIADLVPATHDWRNPVAEVSIERIK